A stretch of DNA from Campylobacter concisus:
AAAGTACTTTTCACTTTTTAACATCACCTACTAAAACAAAAAAATTAAATTTAAAAATAGAAGGAAGTTTTTAATGAAGGTTTTAATAAACAAAAATATGCTTGAAAGCATAGTAACAAATACAAATCCATATCTTGAAAAAAGAGATCTTAGTGCTATAACTTCTCACATTTATATCTCAGCAAAAGATGGTGTTTTAAACATAAAAGCAACTGATCATGAAATAGGTTTAGCATACAAGCTAAGTAATGTAAAAATCGTTGATGAAGGTTACGCAACTGCAAATGGCAAAAAACTACTTGACATTATAAAAAGTCTAAAAGATGAAGAAGTAATGTTAGAAACTGTAAATAACTATCTTTACATAAAACAAAAAAACTCAAAATATAAACTTCCAATGTATAAATTTGAAGATTTTCCTGAATTTCCAACGATTGAAGGTAAATCAAAATTTGACGTTGACGCTGTTATGTTAGGAAGAAGTTTAAAGAAAATTTTACCAAGTATTGATAGTAATAACCCAAAATTTGAACTAAATGGTGCTTTCCTTGATATTAAACAAGACTTTATAAATATCGTTGGTACTGATACAAGAAGACTTAGTGTATTTAGATTTCAAACACCAACAGAAAAAGAATTTTCACTAATAATCCCTAAAAAAGCTATCAATGAAATACAAAAACTATTTTTTGACAAGATAGAAATTTACTATGATGAAAATATCCTAATCGCTCAAAGTCAAAATTTTGAATTTTTCACAAAACTTATAAATGGCAAATTTCCAGATTACGAGCGTGTAATACCAAAAGAGGTAAGAAAAAGGCTTCAGCTAAGTAGAGATAAGATGATAGAGGGTATAAAAACTATCTCAATGCTAAGTGATACAATGAAAATATCTTTTGCAAAAGACAATATAACATTTGAAAGTGTTATAGAAGATAACTCTGAAGCAAAAACTACGATAGATTATCAAACTGGTTTAGAGCTTGGAGATGAATTTTTCATAGGTATAAAAAATAGATATCTACTTGACTTTTTAAGTAGCATAGAGGATGAAAATTTTGAGCTTGGATTTAATGAAAGCTCACTAGCATTTGTTGTAAATTCAAAAGAATTAACAACAGTAATAATGCCGATAAATTTATAAGATAAGGCAAGATTATGGAAAATAATTACGGCGCAGAAAATATCAAAGTACTAAAAGGGCTTGAGGCGGTCAGGAAACGCCCAGGCATGTATATAGGTGATACTAATATAAGCGGTCTTCACCATATGATCTACGAAGTCGTTGATAACTCTATTGACGAAGCGATGGCCGGATACTGCGATACGATAGATGTTGAGCTTACACGTGAGGGCTCAGCGATCATCAGCGATAATGGCCGTGGTATCCCAGTGGATATGCACCCAACTGAAAAAATTTCAGCTGCGACTGTTGTTTTGACAGTGCTTCACGCTGGTGGTAAATTTGACAAGGACACTTATAAAGTCTCTGGCGGTCTTCACGGCGTTGGTGTATCTGTCGTAAATGCCCTTTCTAAAAAACTAGTCGTAAATATTAAACGTGACGGCAAGCTTCATAGACAAGAATTTGCAAAAGGTATCCCACAAAGCGATCTTGAAGTGATAAAAACTACAAATCGCACAGGCACACAAGTCGAGTTTTGGCCAGATGATAGCATATTTGAAGTGACTGAATTTGATGATGAAATTTTAGTAAAAAGATTTCGCGAGCTAGCCTATCTAAACCCAAAGATAACTATAAATTTTAAAGATCAAAGAAATGGCAGAAGCGAGAGCTTTCATTTTGAGGGTGGACTTGAGAGCTTTGTAACTGATATGAACAAGGCAAATGCTGTCAGTAAAGCAGTATCATTTAGTGGCGGCGAAGATGACGTGCTTGTTGATTTTGCACTACTTTACAACGACACTTATAGTGAAAATTTATTAAGCTTTGTAAATAACATCAAAACTCCAGATGGTGGTACACACGAGGCTGGATTTAGAGCAGGCCTTACAAGAGTTATCACAAACTACGTTCAAGCAAATGCTGCTGCACGTGAAAAAGATACAAAGATAACTGGCGAAGATATCCGCGAGGGGCTTATCGCAGTTGTGAGCGTAAAGGTGCCAGAGCCGCAGTTTGAGGGACAAACAAAGGGCAAACTAGGCTCAAGCTACGTAAAACCTATCGTTCAAAAGATGGTTTTTGACGTGCTTACAAAGTATTTTGAAGAAAATCCTATCGAAGCAAGAGCGATAATGGATAAAGCTCTAATGGCAGCTCGTGGTCGCGAGGCCGCTAAAAAAGCTAGGGATCTAACTCGCAAAAAAGAGAGCATGAGCGTAGGCACGCTCCCTGGCAAACTAGCTGATTGTCAGAGTAAAGATCCAGTCATAAGCGAGCTATACCTAGTGGAGGGCGACTCTGCGGGCGGTTCAGCAAAGCAGGGGCGTGATAGGGTTTTTCAAGCGATATTGCCGCTTAAGGGTAAAATTCTAAACGTTGAAAAGGCAAGACTGGATAAAATTTTAAAGTCTGACGAGATAAAAAATATGATAACAGCGCTAGGATGTGGCATCGGAGATGAATTTGACGCTGAGAAGCTTAGATATCATAAGATCATCATCATGACCGATGCTGACGTCGATGGTAGCCACATCCAGACACTACTTTTAACCTTCTTCTTTAGATTTTTAAATAAAGTTGTAGAAAATGGTCACATCTACCTAGCTCAGCCGCCACTTTACCGCTATAAAAAAGGTAAGAAAGAAATTTATCTAAAAGATGAAAAGGCATTAAATGAATTTCTTATCGAAACTGGTATCGAAGGTGTTGATATAGAGGGTATCGGTAGTGCTGATTTGATTGATTTTTTAAAGATCGTTGCAGCTTATAGAAGCGTCTTAAAAGAGCTTGAAAAACGCTTTAACGTCCTTTCAGCGATCCGCTATATGATAGAAAATCCAGACATCGTCTCAAAAAGCTACAATGAAATTTTTGAAATTTTAAGAGACTTCTTAAAAGCTGAAGGTCATAACATCCTAAACCACTACGTTAGCGAAGATGAGGTTAGAATTTATGTGCAAACTGAAAGCGGCTTAGAAGAGCTTGTGGTAAATGAAAATTTATTCACAAATCCACTTTATGAAGAGGCGCTTTATATTAGCCAAAAGATAAAAGAGCGCGGCCTAGACTTGCATAGTGATGTTATAGACGTGCTTGATGAAGTAGAGAAAAATGCGAAAAAAGGTGCATATATCCAGCGCTACAAAGGTCTTGGTGAGATGAACCCTGAACAGCTTTGGGAGACTACGATGAACCCTGAGAACAGAAGACTTTTAAAGATCGATATAAACGACGCTATAAGCGCTTCTGATACGTTTAATCTCTTCATGGGCGATGAGGTCGAGCCAAGAAGAAACTACATCCAAGACCACGCAAAAGACGTTAAACACTTGGATATTTAAAAGAAAAAAGGATAAAAGATGAGCGAAGAGATGAAGTATGGTGAGAAAATTTTGAAAGAATTTGACGTAGAGAGTGACCTTGAGGTCTGGGAAAATAAGCAAACAAGAGACTATGTCATAAAGATCACTCTGCCTGAGTTTTGCTGCCTTTGCCCTCGCTCTGGTTATCCTGACTTTGCGACGATATATCTTGAATACATCCCAAATAAGCTAGTTGTCGAGCTAAAAGCGATAAAGCTTTATATAAATAGCTTTATGAATCGCAATATCAGCCACGAAGATAGTATAAATGAAATTTACTCTGTTTTAGAAAAAAAACTTGAGCCTAAATTTATGAAGATAGTTGGTGACTTTAACCCACGTGGAAATGTTCATACGGTTATTGAAATAAGCTCTGATCTAGTTGTAAAAAAGCCAGCTGAAGAGAAAGAATTTGCTCCAAAAAGTAGGGAGAGAAGTTTTAGCGATAAGCCACGTGAGAGACGAAGTACAAGTGATCGTGGCAGCAGCAGGGGCAGCAGAGATGATAAATTTAAAAAAGATGACAAGCCAAGAAGAAGCTCAAACAAAGAGGGCTTTAGAAAGATAAGCTATGCCGATGATAAGAAGCCAAAAGTAGTCAAAAAGGATAAATAATGATAAGTGCTAAGCTTATAGAACATATCTTTAAAGCAGCATCTATATCACGTTGGAACGACTATCCAAAGATGACAAATTTAGTCGAGCTTGATAAGCAAGCTCATAAATTTATCATCGCTTATTTCATAGCAAAACAAGAACAAGACGCCGATATGAACTATATCATTGAGGCTGGAATTTTTGAGTTTTTAAGTAGGGTCGTAGTCACAGACATACGACCAGATGTCTTTCATCATATACAAAAGACAAAAAAAGAGCAGATAAATAGCTGGGTTTTAAGTAATCTTGATAGCCTTATTTCAGATATTGAAGATGGGGAGTTTTTAGAGAGATTTAAAAGTTATTTTAAAAGTGATAAAAAGCATGAAAAAGAACGCCTTATCCTAAAAGCAGCTAGCTATCTTGCCACTAGGTGGGAATTTTCTATCGTCTATCAAACGAGCCAGTTTTTAAGCGATATCGACGAGCTTAAGGCGAAGGTTGAGGAGGAGATGGAGGATTATTACGAGCTAATTGGCGTTAGAAAGATTGCTATGAATCAAAAATTAGCCCGCCTTGTTGATCTAAGTGGCAGGCTAAGGTTTCAAAAACGCTGGGCGCAAACTCCTCGTATCCCTGAAACTGCGGTCTTAGGACATATGCTAGTAGTTGCGATACTTAGCTATTTTTATTCACTAAAAGCAAAAGCTTGCAAAAAACGCCTAGAAAATAACTTCTTTTGCGCGCTATTTCACGACCTACCAGAGAGTCTTACAAGGGACATCATAAGCCCTGTAAAATACGGTGTAAAGGGGCTAAATGAGATCATTAGTGAGTATGAGATGAGGCTTATTGATGAGAGGATTTTGCCATTTGTACCGGAAAAGATCAAAGATGAGTTTAGCTACATCCTTGGCATCAGAAAAGATGGTGAAAAATTTATAAAAGATGAGTTTGAAAATAGAACTTACGAGCGTAAAATCATCTGCCACGAAGGGACGATGGAAAACGTAAATGAGGATAAATTTAACCCAATCGATGGCAAAGCGCTAAAATACTGTGACAAACTCTCAGCCTACATCGAAGCTGGAATTTCTATAAGCTACGGCGTCAAGTCAAAAGAGCTAACTGATGGCTTTAATAATATGTATAAATTTTTTAGTGAAAAACCTAAGATTGATGGAGTGGATTTTTTAGAAATTTGTGATGATTTTAATGAGCATTTTGGTTTAGAAAGACCCCCTCTCAGATAACTGCGGCACACACTTAATACAAGTGCTCTGCTGTGTTCCCACCCTGAAGCGGTGCTCATAAAAAGCATTGCACAGGTCTAAGAAGGAGCTTCGCAATCATACAAAAACTATACTTAAATTTAGTTTTATAGTTACATTTTTAAAAATTTAGCTTTAAAAGTATATAATCAGCCAAAATTTCACAAAAAGTAGAGTAATGTCTGGAAAGTTTAAACTTCGTTTTTTATCAGCTTTTAGAGATTTTTTTATCTATCATCACAAATCTTTAGAATTTCGTGCCAAAATTTTTGCCGCTATGATCTCTGCTAAATTTGACCCAGACGAAGATGATTTTTTTGTTTTAAATGACATTACAAATGAAATTTATGAAAATGACCAAACCAGAAAAGACTTTTTGATCCAAACTGTTAAAGAGTATGTAGCAAGAGTTAAAAGAAACGATAGAATCACACTTGATGCACTACTTTTAAGCATTGATAAAGACCTAAAAGATCACAAAAGATACGCCAAAAAGATAGATTTTTCTCACCTTCGTCGCTTGATGAGTGGCTGTGAGGAAGAGATTTTAGTTCAGCAAAGAGTTTATGAGTTTTTAATAAACGAAGTCAAACTCTATTCTTAAAATTATCATTCATTTTAAATTTTTAATCATCAACTAGCATAAAAATTATTTCTTCATCTGAATAGCAGTTTGGATCATCTCATCACTTGTTGTGATACTTTTTGCACTAGCCTCATAAGCCTTTTGCGTGACTATAACCTCACTTAGCGCTTGACCAAGATCGACATTACTCATTTCAAGTTTATTTGCAAGGATTTGTGAGCCATAAATAGTCTCACCAGCTTTATTTTTATAAAAAAATGCCTCACCTGAATTTGGAGTTGCTTCATAGAGATTGTCACCCACTTTTGATACTCCTTGTTCATTTTGGAAGTGAAATAGAGCTATTTTTGCAACTATAAATGAGCGAGAATTGTCAAAATTTGCCATGATATTTCCACGGTCATCGACGCTATATTTTGAGAGATTTCCTTCAGCGTAGCCATCTGCTTTTATGACAAAGTCTTTTTTTGAATTGGCCGAGCTTGTTATGCCATTATAGACATTTGCATCTCCATTGCCAAGAAAATTTAAAGCTACGTTTCCAACGCTTGTTAATGTATTTGTAATAAGCCTGCCGCTACCATCAAAAGTAAGTGTTCCCATAGCTGTATTTTGTACAACACCATTAGCATCAGTTATCGTAGCTGTGGCATTCCAGGTAGTTTGATCGCCACCTTGAGGGATTTGCTTTGTAAAATTTATAGTTACTAAGCTCTTTGTACCATCACTGTTATATATCTCTGAGCTTAGTTTTTCTTTATTAGCTACTTCAACTAGTGATGTAACTTCTGCTTTTACATCTAAGCTAGCAAAATTCATAAATTTTAGGCTTTTATTGTTTATATGCCAGCTGCCATCGCTCTCTAGTGTGGTTGAAAACTCACTAAATTTACCATCACCATCTTTTACTTTTACTACTACGCTATCACCTGCTTTTGCACCAAATCTTGTCTGACTTAGCGGAATTTGTCCATTTAGTGAGATAGTTTTGTTTGTATTATCGAGTGTATAATTAAAATTTGCCGCATCAATGGCTGTTGTTCGCTTATCTGTTATAAGGCTTGAGTCTAGGTTGCCTTTTAAATTTATATTTTTTGTTTGCTTGGCTGGCATATATAAAAAATGAGGTAAATTTATACCTTTTTGTGAGCCAGTATCGCCTAGTTTTAGATCTTCTTC
This window harbors:
- the dnaN gene encoding DNA polymerase III subunit beta is translated as MKVLINKNMLESIVTNTNPYLEKRDLSAITSHIYISAKDGVLNIKATDHEIGLAYKLSNVKIVDEGYATANGKKLLDIIKSLKDEEVMLETVNNYLYIKQKNSKYKLPMYKFEDFPEFPTIEGKSKFDVDAVMLGRSLKKILPSIDSNNPKFELNGAFLDIKQDFINIVGTDTRRLSVFRFQTPTEKEFSLIIPKKAINEIQKLFFDKIEIYYDENILIAQSQNFEFFTKLINGKFPDYERVIPKEVRKRLQLSRDKMIEGIKTISMLSDTMKISFAKDNITFESVIEDNSEAKTTIDYQTGLELGDEFFIGIKNRYLLDFLSSIEDENFELGFNESSLAFVVNSKELTTVIMPINL
- the gyrB gene encoding DNA topoisomerase (ATP-hydrolyzing) subunit B translates to MENNYGAENIKVLKGLEAVRKRPGMYIGDTNISGLHHMIYEVVDNSIDEAMAGYCDTIDVELTREGSAIISDNGRGIPVDMHPTEKISAATVVLTVLHAGGKFDKDTYKVSGGLHGVGVSVVNALSKKLVVNIKRDGKLHRQEFAKGIPQSDLEVIKTTNRTGTQVEFWPDDSIFEVTEFDDEILVKRFRELAYLNPKITINFKDQRNGRSESFHFEGGLESFVTDMNKANAVSKAVSFSGGEDDVLVDFALLYNDTYSENLLSFVNNIKTPDGGTHEAGFRAGLTRVITNYVQANAAAREKDTKITGEDIREGLIAVVSVKVPEPQFEGQTKGKLGSSYVKPIVQKMVFDVLTKYFEENPIEARAIMDKALMAARGREAAKKARDLTRKKESMSVGTLPGKLADCQSKDPVISELYLVEGDSAGGSAKQGRDRVFQAILPLKGKILNVEKARLDKILKSDEIKNMITALGCGIGDEFDAEKLRYHKIIIMTDADVDGSHIQTLLLTFFFRFLNKVVENGHIYLAQPPLYRYKKGKKEIYLKDEKALNEFLIETGIEGVDIEGIGSADLIDFLKIVAAYRSVLKELEKRFNVLSAIRYMIENPDIVSKSYNEIFEILRDFLKAEGHNILNHYVSEDEVRIYVQTESGLEELVVNENLFTNPLYEEALYISQKIKERGLDLHSDVIDVLDEVEKNAKKGAYIQRYKGLGEMNPEQLWETTMNPENRRLLKIDINDAISASDTFNLFMGDEVEPRRNYIQDHAKDVKHLDI
- the queF gene encoding preQ(1) synthase yields the protein MSEEMKYGEKILKEFDVESDLEVWENKQTRDYVIKITLPEFCCLCPRSGYPDFATIYLEYIPNKLVVELKAIKLYINSFMNRNISHEDSINEIYSVLEKKLEPKFMKIVGDFNPRGNVHTVIEISSDLVVKKPAEEKEFAPKSRERSFSDKPRERRSTSDRGSSRGSRDDKFKKDDKPRRSSNKEGFRKISYADDKKPKVVKKDK
- a CDS encoding HD domain-containing protein; amino-acid sequence: MISAKLIEHIFKAASISRWNDYPKMTNLVELDKQAHKFIIAYFIAKQEQDADMNYIIEAGIFEFLSRVVVTDIRPDVFHHIQKTKKEQINSWVLSNLDSLISDIEDGEFLERFKSYFKSDKKHEKERLILKAASYLATRWEFSIVYQTSQFLSDIDELKAKVEEEMEDYYELIGVRKIAMNQKLARLVDLSGRLRFQKRWAQTPRIPETAVLGHMLVVAILSYFYSLKAKACKKRLENNFFCALFHDLPESLTRDIISPVKYGVKGLNEIISEYEMRLIDERILPFVPEKIKDEFSYILGIRKDGEKFIKDEFENRTYERKIICHEGTMENVNEDKFNPIDGKALKYCDKLSAYIEAGISISYGVKSKELTDGFNNMYKFFSEKPKIDGVDFLEICDDFNEHFGLERPPLR
- a CDS encoding flagellar hook protein FlgE, coding for MRGFYNGISGIKTQSFGMDVWANNISNINNVGFKASIPEFKNLINQHMASTGSGPTNNQVGLGATKQTTALKMTNGSFQNTDNNFDLAIGGKGFFGVVDKNGKNYYTRTGSFDIDGAGNLVDNKGNLLLGTLTSFTPVTPSANALRKYGQTKGTTQAFTAKEEDLKLGDTGSQKGINLPHFLYMPAKQTKNINLKGNLDSSLITDKRTTAIDAANFNYTLDNTNKTISLNGQIPLSQTRFGAKAGDSVVVKVKDGDGKFSEFSTTLESDGSWHINNKSLKFMNFASLDVKAEVTSLVEVANKEKLSSEIYNSDGTKSLVTINFTKQIPQGGDQTTWNATATITDANGVVQNTAMGTLTFDGSGRLITNTLTSVGNVALNFLGNGDANVYNGITSSANSKKDFVIKADGYAEGNLSKYSVDDRGNIMANFDNSRSFIVAKIALFHFQNEQGVSKVGDNLYEATPNSGEAFFYKNKAGETIYGSQILANKLEMSNVDLGQALSEVIVTQKAYEASAKSITTSDEMIQTAIQMKK